The proteins below are encoded in one region of Micromonospora pisi:
- the cysD gene encoding sulfate adenylyltransferase subunit CysD — protein METIDTTIPAAYRVSHLDALEAESIFVMREVVAELERPVLLFSGGKDSIVMLRLAQKAFAPARIPFPVMHVDTGHNFAEVLDYRDQRVAELGLQLVVASVPEALEAGLVRESADGMRNRIQTPVLLAAVEKYRFDALFGGARRDEEKARAKERVFSFRDDFGQWDPKNQRPELWSLYNGRHHPGESIRVFPLSNWTELDIWHYIARERLALPSIYYAHERLVVERDGMLYAVNEFIRPRGAEEPFKAQVRYRTVGDASCTAAVRSDADTVELVIEEVAATRITERGATRGDDRVSEAAMEDRKREGYF, from the coding sequence ATGGAAACAATCGACACGACGATTCCAGCGGCGTACCGGGTGTCGCATCTGGACGCCCTGGAGGCCGAGAGCATCTTCGTGATGCGTGAGGTGGTCGCCGAACTGGAACGGCCGGTCCTGCTCTTCTCTGGTGGCAAGGACTCGATCGTGATGCTCCGGTTGGCCCAGAAGGCGTTCGCTCCGGCCCGGATCCCGTTCCCGGTGATGCACGTCGACACCGGACACAACTTCGCCGAGGTGTTGGACTACCGGGACCAGCGGGTGGCCGAACTCGGCCTGCAACTTGTGGTCGCGAGCGTGCCCGAAGCCCTGGAAGCGGGTCTGGTCCGGGAGTCGGCGGACGGGATGCGTAACCGGATCCAGACGCCGGTGTTGCTGGCCGCGGTGGAGAAGTACCGGTTCGACGCGTTGTTCGGTGGGGCGCGGCGGGACGAGGAGAAGGCCCGGGCCAAGGAGCGGGTGTTCAGTTTCCGGGACGACTTCGGTCAGTGGGATCCGAAGAACCAGCGGCCGGAGCTGTGGTCGTTGTACAACGGTCGGCATCATCCGGGTGAGTCGATCCGGGTGTTCCCGTTGTCGAACTGGACCGAGCTGGATATCTGGCACTACATCGCCCGGGAGCGGTTGGCGCTGCCGTCGATCTACTACGCCCACGAGCGGTTGGTGGTCGAGCGGGACGGGATGCTGTACGCGGTGAACGAGTTCATCCGGCCGAGAGGCGCGGAGGAACCGTTCAAGGCGCAGGTGCGTTACCGCACGGTCGGCGACGCGTCGTGCACGGCGGCGGTCCGCTCCGACGCCGACACGGTGGAGCTGGTCATCGAGGAGGTCGCCGCGACCCGGATCACCGAGCGTGGGGCGACCCGGGGCGACGACCGGGTCAGCGAGGCCGCCATGGAAGACCGCAAACGGGAAGGCTACTTCTGA
- a CDS encoding sulfate adenylyltransferase subunit 1, whose amino-acid sequence MSTTAFPVAEGAAPEGRAMDLLRFATAGSVDDGKSTLIGRLLYDTKSLFTDQLAAVEAVSAARGDEYTNLALLTDGLRAEREQGITIDVAYRYFATPRRKFIIADTPGHIQYTRNMVTGASTADLALILVDARKGLVEQSRRHAFLCSLLRVPHLVLCVNKMDLVDWSQDVFERISDEFTAFAAKLEVPDLTVVPISALHGDNIVTRSEHTPWYEGPSLLHHLERVHIASDRNLVDVRFPVQYVIRPQSTTVTDYRGYAGQVASGVLKPGDEVMVLPSGFTSRIAAIETADGPVAEAFPPMSVTVRLTDEIDISRGDLICRPNNAPAVAQDIEAMICWMDESQPLRPGGKYAIKHTTRSARTVVRGLHYRLDVNSLHRDETATELGLNEIGRVRLRTTVPLLADEYRRNRTTGGFILIDETTNRTVAAGMIVDTN is encoded by the coding sequence ATGAGCACGACCGCGTTTCCGGTGGCCGAGGGCGCGGCGCCCGAGGGGCGGGCGATGGACCTGTTACGGTTCGCCACCGCGGGCAGCGTCGACGACGGCAAGTCGACCCTGATCGGCCGGCTGCTCTACGACACGAAGTCGCTGTTCACCGACCAGTTGGCGGCGGTGGAGGCGGTGTCCGCGGCCCGTGGCGACGAATACACCAACCTGGCGTTGCTGACCGACGGACTACGGGCCGAGCGGGAGCAGGGCATCACGATCGACGTGGCGTACCGGTACTTCGCCACCCCGAGGCGGAAGTTCATCATCGCCGACACCCCCGGGCACATCCAGTACACCCGGAACATGGTCACCGGCGCCTCCACCGCCGACCTGGCCCTGATCCTGGTCGACGCCAGAAAAGGACTGGTCGAACAGTCCCGGCGACACGCGTTCCTCTGCTCCCTGTTACGGGTGCCGCACCTGGTCCTCTGCGTGAACAAGATGGACCTGGTCGACTGGTCGCAGGACGTGTTCGAGCGAATCTCCGACGAGTTCACCGCGTTCGCCGCGAAACTCGAGGTACCGGACCTGACCGTGGTGCCGATCTCCGCCCTGCACGGCGACAACATCGTCACCCGCTCCGAACACACCCCCTGGTACGAGGGCCCGTCGCTGCTGCACCACCTCGAACGGGTACACATCGCCTCGGACCGGAACCTGGTCGACGTACGTTTCCCGGTGCAGTACGTGATCCGACCGCAGTCGACCACGGTCACCGACTACCGGGGCTACGCCGGACAGGTCGCCTCCGGCGTACTCAAGCCCGGCGACGAGGTCATGGTGCTCCCGTCCGGATTCACCTCCCGCATCGCCGCCATCGAGACCGCGGACGGCCCGGTCGCCGAGGCGTTCCCACCGATGTCGGTCACGGTCCGGCTCACCGACGAGATCGACATCTCCCGGGGCGACCTGATCTGCCGGCCGAACAACGCCCCAGCGGTCGCCCAGGACATCGAAGCCATGATCTGCTGGATGGACGAAAGCCAACCACTCCGCCCCGGCGGCAAGTACGCCATCAAGCACACCACCCGGTCGGCCCGGACGGTCGTACGCGGACTGCACTACCGACTCGACGTGAACTCGCTGCACCGCGACGAGACCGCCACCGAACTCGGACTCAACGAGATCGGCCGCGTCCGGCTCCGGACCACCGTCCCGCTCCTCGCCGACGAGTACCGGCGCAACCGCACCACCGGCGGTTTCATCCTGATCGACGAAACCACCAACCGTACGGTCGCCGCCGGAATGATCGTCGACACCAACTGA
- a CDS encoding S8 family peptidase, giving the protein MNLPKRSFVVGAAAMLLLAAAAPAVAAEPEGVVRSAGGATAVVDSYIVVFKESAVSRAQVGTTASTLASQHGGAVARTYSAALRGFEITAGAKAAARIAAHPDVAYVEQNHTVRISGTQPNPPSWGLDRVDQRNLPLDSSYTYPNTATNVHAYIIDTGILFAHNDFGGRATSGYDAVDGGSADDCNGHGTHVAGTVGGSSYGLAKGVQLVGVRVLNCSGSGTNAGVIGGVDWVTANAIKPAVANMSLGGGANASLDTAVRNSINSGVTYGLAAGNDNGGNACNTSPARTAEAITVGSTTSTDARSSFSNIGTCLDIFAPGSSITSAWYTSNTATNTISGTSMATPHVVGAAALVASANPTWTPQQVRDYLVNNATNNVVTNPGTGSPNKLLYVVNDGTPPANDFSVGVSPTAGSTAPGGSVSATVSTATTSGSAQSVSLSASGLPSGATASFSPATVTSGGSSALTIATSASTPSGTYSVSVTGTGTAGTRSATYSLTVTGSGGGGCSGTNGTDVAIPDSNTAVTSSIVIAGCNRNASSASTVAVNIVHTFRGDLIIDLVAPDGTAYRLKNQSFFDGADNVNTTYTANLSTEAANGTWLLRVRDVFAGDTGYINTWTLTL; this is encoded by the coding sequence ATGAATCTCCCGAAAAGATCATTTGTGGTGGGCGCCGCCGCGATGCTGCTACTGGCGGCCGCCGCGCCGGCCGTGGCGGCCGAACCGGAGGGCGTTGTTCGTAGTGCCGGCGGTGCCACGGCTGTCGTCGACAGCTACATCGTGGTGTTCAAGGAGAGTGCGGTGAGCCGGGCACAGGTCGGCACCACGGCCAGCACACTTGCCAGCCAGCATGGCGGAGCGGTCGCCCGGACCTACTCCGCGGCACTGCGCGGCTTCGAGATCACGGCCGGCGCCAAGGCGGCGGCCAGGATCGCCGCGCACCCCGACGTCGCGTACGTCGAGCAGAACCACACGGTTCGCATCTCCGGGACGCAGCCGAACCCCCCGTCGTGGGGCCTGGACCGTGTCGACCAGCGCAACCTGCCGCTCGACAGCTCCTACACCTACCCGAACACCGCGACCAACGTGCACGCGTACATCATCGACACGGGCATCCTGTTCGCCCACAACGACTTCGGTGGCCGAGCCACCAGTGGCTACGACGCGGTCGACGGCGGCTCCGCCGACGACTGCAACGGGCACGGTACGCACGTCGCCGGCACCGTCGGCGGCTCCTCCTACGGCCTGGCCAAGGGCGTGCAGCTGGTCGGCGTACGGGTGCTCAACTGCTCCGGCAGCGGCACCAACGCTGGTGTGATCGGCGGCGTCGACTGGGTCACCGCGAACGCGATCAAGCCGGCCGTGGCGAACATGAGCCTCGGCGGCGGCGCGAACGCCTCGCTCGACACGGCGGTCCGCAACTCGATCAACTCGGGTGTGACCTACGGTCTCGCCGCGGGCAACGACAACGGCGGCAACGCCTGCAACACCTCGCCGGCCCGCACGGCAGAGGCGATCACGGTCGGCTCGACCACCAGCACCGACGCCCGGTCGTCCTTCTCCAACATCGGTACCTGCCTGGACATCTTCGCGCCCGGCTCGTCGATCACGTCGGCCTGGTACACCAGCAACACCGCGACCAACACGATCAGCGGCACCTCGATGGCCACCCCGCACGTGGTCGGCGCCGCCGCCCTGGTCGCGTCCGCGAACCCCACCTGGACCCCCCAGCAGGTCCGGGACTACCTGGTGAACAACGCGACCAACAACGTGGTGACCAACCCCGGCACCGGTTCCCCGAACAAGCTGCTCTACGTGGTCAACGACGGCACTCCACCGGCCAACGACTTCTCCGTCGGGGTGTCGCCGACGGCCGGCTCGACCGCGCCGGGCGGCTCGGTCAGTGCCACCGTGAGTACCGCGACCACCAGCGGCTCGGCGCAGTCGGTGAGCCTGTCGGCGAGCGGCCTGCCGAGCGGCGCCACCGCCTCGTTCAGCCCGGCCACGGTCACCTCGGGCGGCTCGTCCGCGCTCACCATCGCCACCTCGGCGAGCACTCCTTCCGGCACCTACAGTGTCAGTGTCACCGGCACCGGTACCGCGGGTACGCGCAGCGCCACGTACTCGTTGACGGTTACCGGCTCGGGTGGCGGCGGGTGCTCGGGCACCAACGGCACCGATGTGGCGATCCCGGACAGCAACACGGCGGTGACCAGCAGCATCGTTATCGCCGGCTGCAACCGTAACGCCTCCTCGGCGTCCACGGTCGCGGTCAACATCGTGCACACCTTCCGCGGCGACCTGATCATCGACCTGGTGGCGCCGGACGGTACGGCCTACCGGCTGAAGAACCAGAGTTTCTTCGACGGTGCCGACAACGTCAACACCACCTACACCGCGAATCTCTCCACCGAGGCGGCGAACGGCACCTGGCTGCTCCGGGTGCGAGACGTCTTCGCCGGTGACACCGGCTACATCAACACCTGGACCCTCACCCTCTGA